The region ACAAAAACATGCACTATTTGCACTTCAGGATAATGCGAGTTACTTAGCAGATGAATTGTCAAACCTACATAATAAGATTATGAAGGGTCATTTGAATTTTAATTTAGTGAGAAGGCGTGAAGATAGAAAATTAGATAAGGCAAATAAAAATATTATGGATACAAGATTAACTAAATTTGAGGAAAAGATTACAAACAATTATCCAGAATTGATATATGACGGACCTTTTTCTGATCAAGTTCTTAATGTAAAGCCAAGAGGTTTAGGAGGAAATGTTGTAAGTGTTAGTGAAGCAAAGGATATAGCACAAAAATTTGTAGGTATTAAAAAAGTAAAAAAAATAACTAAGTTTGAAGAAGGCAAGAAAAGTAATGCAGCAAATATAGAAGCATATACATTTAGTATATCTCCAGAAAATGCTAGTAAGGAAAGAGCTATTTATATAAGTGTAAGCAAAAAGGGCGGCAAAGTAATATGGATGATGAACCCTAGGCCTGTAGATAGAAAAAAACTTTCTGTTAATGATGCATTAAAATATGCTAAAAAATTCTTAGAAGAAAAAGGTTATAAAGGTATGGAACCTAATTATTCATTAAAATTTGATGGAGTTGTATTATTTAATTTTGCATATAAAGATAATAACGTTACGATATATGCAGATAATATAAAAGTAAAGGTAGCATTAGACAATGGAGAAATAGTAGGGTTTGATGCAGCTGCTTATCTAAAAAGCCATTACGATAGAGATTTACCAAAGCCTAAACTTACTGAAGAAGAAGCGAGAGACAGGGTAAAATTAGATTTTGACATTGAAAATGTAAGGTTAGCTTTGATACCAAAGAATGGAATAAAAGAAGTTTTGTGTTATGAGTTTAAAGGTAAATATAAAGGCTCTAATTTTATAGTATATATTAATGCTGAAACAGGTAAAGAAGAGAAAATACTTAAAGTAATAAGAGATGAAAATGGGATTTTGATGATTTAAAATTGAATATTGGAAAAAATAAAAATAATAAAATTTGATATATTACAAAAAATATTAGTAGATGGTAAATGCCATCGACTCCAGCCTAGGGAGGAACATCATGGCTAAAAAAGGTTTAATGTCAAATAAATTAAAAGAGGAAATTTCAAAACAGTTAGGGTTATATGATATAGTAAAAAAAGAAGGATGGGGAGCAGTTTCTTCGAGGGATTGTGGAAATATAGTGAGAAAAGCTATAGAAATAGCAGAGAAGAATATGGTGCAGGGAGTTTAATCTCCCTGTATTTTCTTTGATATTTATAATTTTTGACATATAATATTTATATAGGTACTGGATACTTGGTACTGGGTACTAGTATATTGGCTATTCGTCATTTGCTTTTCGGTTTTCGACAATCGAATAGCGCATAGCAAAAGGCGAATAACGATTATAAAAAAGCAGGAGGTAAAATATGGATAATAGACCGATAGGGGTTTTTGATTCAGGGATAGGGGGACTTACAGTTTTAAAGGAAATTATGGAACAACTTCCTAATGAAGATATAATATATTTTGGAGATACTGCAAGGATACCTTATGGAACTAGATCTAAAGAAACAGTAATAAAATATTCATTTCAGTGTATAAAATTTCTTTTGAGTAAAAATATAAAGGCTATAGTAATAGCATGTAATACAGCTAGTGCAATAGCATTAGAACCTGCAAGGGAAAAATTTGATGTACCGATTATCGGAGTTATTGAACCTGGAGCTAAAGCGGCAATATCTGCAACAAGAAACAATAAAATAGGAGTAATAGGGACTTCTGGTACTATAAATAGTGAAGCTTATCAGACTTTAATTAGAAATATGGATAAATCAGCTGAGGTAATAGGGGTTGCTTGCCCGCTATTTGTACAAATAGTAGAAGAAGGTTGGGAAGATACAGATGTTGCTATGTTAGCAGCTGAGAAATATTTAATGGAACTGAAGGAACATAACATAGATACCTTAGTATTAGGATGTACGCATTATCCAATATTGAGATATACATTAAGCAAGGTGATGGGAAAAGAAGTGTTTTTAGTTAACCCAGCGTTTGAAACAGCTAAGACTGTTAAAGAAATGCTTAAATCAAACGATATGTTAAAGGATTCTACAGATAAACCAAAGTACAAATTCTATGTTAGTGATGATCCAGAGAAGTTTAGAAGAATAGGTGGCAATTTCTTGAGAAGAGAAATTCAATCTATAGAGAAGGTCAATATAGAAAATCTTTAGAAAGGTTGGAAGGTATGAAGGACGTAGTATTAAAAATAAAAGGTATACAAAAGAATTTAGATGGTGAAGATAATACGA is a window of Caloranaerobacter ferrireducens DNA encoding:
- the ypeB gene encoding germination protein YpeB; the protein is MRNRRWFLPGILALAFIVVLVWGFVQYETKNDYKQMLNNEYQRLFYDMKDNVENVQVNLSKVLLAESKDLNILLLSQIWQHALTAQEKLSQMPVSHKDLSKTEKFLNQAADYCYSLIQAYLDGKPITSKQKHALFALQDNASYLADELSNLHNKIMKGHLNFNLVRRREDRKLDKANKNIMDTRLTKFEEKITNNYPELIYDGPFSDQVLNVKPRGLGGNVVSVSEAKDIAQKFVGIKKVKKITKFEEGKKSNAANIEAYTFSISPENASKERAIYISVSKKGGKVIWMMNPRPVDRKKLSVNDALKYAKKFLEEKGYKGMEPNYSLKFDGVVLFNFAYKDNNVTIYADNIKVKVALDNGEIVGFDAAAYLKSHYDRDLPKPKLTEEEARDRVKLDFDIENVRLALIPKNGIKEVLCYEFKGKYKGSNFIVYINAETGKEEKILKVIRDENGILMI
- a CDS encoding small, acid-soluble spore protein, alpha/beta type, with the protein product MAKKGLMSNKLKEEISKQLGLYDIVKKEGWGAVSSRDCGNIVRKAIEIAEKNMVQGV
- the murI gene encoding glutamate racemase encodes the protein MDNRPIGVFDSGIGGLTVLKEIMEQLPNEDIIYFGDTARIPYGTRSKETVIKYSFQCIKFLLSKNIKAIVIACNTASAIALEPAREKFDVPIIGVIEPGAKAAISATRNNKIGVIGTSGTINSEAYQTLIRNMDKSAEVIGVACPLFVQIVEEGWEDTDVAMLAAEKYLMELKEHNIDTLVLGCTHYPILRYTLSKVMGKEVFLVNPAFETAKTVKEMLKSNDMLKDSTDKPKYKFYVSDDPEKFRRIGGNFLRREIQSIEKVNIENL